Proteins found in one Quercus robur chromosome 2, dhQueRobu3.1, whole genome shotgun sequence genomic segment:
- the LOC126713735 gene encoding uncharacterized protein LOC126713735 — MNGDVEKMVAVGLVWGATNAIMRRGALLWDQALKSTPTPSPQHKLLSSLKNWFTLLSIWQYSIPFFINLSASATFFVILSHTPISLTVPVTNATTFAATAVFGMLLGEETRLAHALFGGEENKVINICLGEAIAVWKKCLSSYTTGIND, encoded by the exons ATGAACGGAGACGTAGAGAAGATGGTGGCGGTGGGTCTAGTGTGGGGCGCCACCAACGCCATCATGCGCCGCGGCGCTCTCTTGTGGGACCAAGCTCTCAAATCCACTCCAACACCATCGCCACAACACAAATTGCTCTCTTCCCTCAAAAACTGGTTCACTCTCCTCTCTATCTGGCAATACTCCATCCCTTTCTTCATAAACCTCTCGGCCTCCGCTACTTTCTTCGTTATTCTAAGCCACACTCCCATCTCTCTCACCGTGCCCGTCACCAATGCCACCACATTTGCTGCGACTGCCGTCTTCGGAATGCTTTTAGGGGAAGAGACCCGCTTGGCCCACGCCTTGTTTG GAGGGGAAGAGAATAAAGTCATAAACATCTGTTTGGGGGAAGCCATTGCCGTTTGGAAAAAATGTCTTTCGTCTTATACAACAGGAATAAATGATTAA